A single genomic interval of Helianthus annuus cultivar XRQ/B chromosome 13, HanXRQr2.0-SUNRISE, whole genome shotgun sequence harbors:
- the LOC110901547 gene encoding probable ATP-dependent RNA helicase vasa-like, with protein MGTQGNNSSGNKKRDANPPAEVRTGPTGSENKGKGYIGPLPKCDVCHHHAGQCRFRKCENCGKNGHSNETRWAGTSHGNGSQRGNGDGNGNRGGNGNGNRNNQGSNGNCGGSGNQASNGNHGANNNQGGNGNGNGRAQGCFGCGDVGHFKRDCPKNNQAQGRVFNIEAREARQDPNVVTSTFPINQHFTSVLFDIGADYSFVSLEFKDILGLVASKLDIPYSIELANGKLVEASEVIKGCVMELGEHYPYPDDEWRNDRSAWRKA; from the exons ATGGGTACCCAAGGAAACAACAGCAGTGGTAACAAGAAAAGAGATGCGAACCCACCAGCCGAGGTTAGGACTGGTCCTACAGGTTCTGAGAACAAGGGGAAGGGATACATAGGACCACTGCCCAAATGTGACGTATGCCACCATCATGCCGGCCAGTGTAGGTTCAGGAAATGTGAAAACTGTGGAAAGAATGGTCATTCGAATGAGACGCGCTGGGCTGGTACTAGTCACGGGAATGGTAGTCAGAGAGGTAATGGGGATGGCAATGGAAACCGTGGTGGAAACGGTAATGGGAATAGGAATAACCAGGGAAGTAATGGAAATTGTGGTGGTTCTGGAAATCAAGCTAGTAACGGAAATCATGGAGCAAACAACAACCAGGGCGGAAATGGAAACGGAAATGGTCGCGCCCAAGGTTGCTTTGGCTGTGGTGATGTAGGgcacttcaagcgggattgcccgaAGAACAACCAAGCCCAGGGGAGAGTTTTCAACATTGAAGCTAGGGAAGCTCGTCAAGATCCGAACGTAGTCACTAgtacgttccctatcaaccaaCACTTTACATCTGTGTTATTTGATattggtgccgattatagcttcgtgtcccTAGAATTTAAGGATATACTTGGGTTAGTTGCCAGTAAGTTAGATATCCCATATTCGATAGAAttagctaatggaaagctagtagaagCTAGTGAAGTGATTAAAGGTTGTGTGATGGAGcttggagagc ATTATCCGTATCCCGATGACGAATGGAGAAACGATCGTAGTGCATGGAGAAAAGCATGA